CCATAGTTCATGGCCAGGTAATTAGTTTCATCAACGGTCCTGATTGTTCCAGAGTCATATCTCTGTTCTTTATCCTCCGTTGATTTCGACtctgtttcttcttcataaGATTTAAAACATGCTTTACAGGCTGAGGGTGTAACACACTCGGGACCAAAGAGAATGGTCTTGTATTTCACTGGCGCCACCAACATACTCTACACTTTCGGCGGCCACGCCGTCACTGTGTGAGTATTTAGtttcattatatttttattgtttaatttgaaataatataaTCATGATgttccctcttttttttttttttttttttccagaatggttttcttttttacacaGTGGCCATATTCATTATGCAGCTTTTGCTTGCCGTTAATGGGTTGGTGAGAGAAGAGAATATCATGacaggaaaatgaaaatgacagAATAAAACTCGAATAAGATGGTGATTGTGCACCTTGTGgtgtatattaaaaaatatattctcATTTACGTTATAGATAATCTTGACTTTGTGTCACTGACAACACCTTACCAttgaattaagaaaaataatcttTCTGCTATATATTCTTAGTCATAAAGTCTAATTTCTTTATTATAAAGCTTTTAGGTAgataaggaaaaataaaaaatgaaaaacagaaCTTTCTGTTCTAAAAGCACTTTAGTGCAATTGTGGTGGGCAAGCTGTGTATCCAGATTAGATTTTTACTGCAGGATCATGTTATTGTTTGCAGGGAAATTATGCATGCAATGTGGAAGCCTCAGAAGTTTAAGTATGTATATCTCTTTGCTACCCTCTATGTATTCACTCTCACCCTTCCATCTGCAACTGCTGTGTACTGGGCCTTTGGGGACCAACTCCTCACTCACTCAAACGCCTTTGCCCTCCTTCCCCGGAATAAATGGCGCGATGCCGGGGTCACCTTGATGCTTATTCACCAGGTGATGATCCTTCTCAAGACTCTAATTGTTTGTACATGTTGTTTCCTAGCCATTTTGCCACTTTGTTAATAGAACATGTAGAAAGTTGTTATTGCCTAAGCTTATAATGGTTTGCTGCTTTCAATTCATAGGCATAATTTTCAAGCATGGGATTGATTGAGAACATTTTGATTGTGCTGATGTAATTTTTTCTCATGTGGTTGGCATGTTACAGTTTATCACATTTGGGTTTGCTTGTACGCCATTGTATTTTGTGTGGGAGAAAGTCATAGGAATGCATGACACCAAGAGCATATGCTTGAGGGCTCTTGCCAGGTTGCCTGTGGTGATACCAATTTGGTTCTTGGCCATCATATTCCCCTTCTTTGGTCCCATTAACTCAGCTGTTGGGTCTCTTTTGGTGAGCTTCACTGTCTACATCATCCCCGCCTTAGCCCATATGCTCACTTTCAGATCTGCATCTGCTCGTCAGGTAATGCTCCAATCTAGCCTCATTAGAGAACAGGGCACTCTGAGTCTTGTTTCATGGAATATACAGTTTTACTTCTATAGTAATCCTTGGAAGTTGAAAGTGACTTCCAATGCAACAGGCTGGTTTTTTCCCCCCCACAAGTTTTATTAATGGTTGGGATTTAAATGTTTGTGTGACCTGGATAAGGTTGGTGAAATTTCCATTTCTTGCAGTATGTGGTACCTTTCACACTTATTCTGATCTTGTAATAAGTTAGGCCAAACTCACCTCTTTGATTAAGTTGGGCCTACATACCCACATTATTGGTCATACTCCCTAACTAGCTCACAGTGAGGCATGTGATCTGATCCAACACATTATGTATGCAACTCATTTAATCATACAGCATTGCAGAAAATTACATTACTAAACTGCAATCGGGTAATTTTCGTGTGTGCAGAATGCGGCAGAGAAGCTTCCATTTTTCCTCCCGAGCTGGACGGGGATGTATGTGGTGAACGCATTTATAGTGGTGTGGGTGTTCATAGTCGGGTTCGGATTCGGTGGGTGGGCTAGCATGACCAACTTCATCAAGCAAGTTGACACTTTTGGGTTGTTCGCCAAGTGCTACCAGTGCCCTCCCAAAGTCTCAGCCTCCCCACCAGTACATCACtaagttttcttttgtatcATTCTCAGGGAGGCATCAGCATCTCTCCCCCACAAATGGTTGTGCTGTATCAGCCTTGTCATTCCGTGTAGCCTCTATAAATATCAGTACATTATTGTGAATGGTGAATTGGAGTTGGagatgttttcttttgtgtttcattgtttgtttttataagTGTTTCTATCTAATCAACTATGCTAGTGCAATCAATTATCAAAGGCCATTGCTGATTTTAATATAAACATGGTgcctacaaatttttttaaaaaagactaCCCTTGATTATAAGAGAGAACCCAATCCGGGCATCTGATGATATGACTCACATGGCTACCACATTCACTTCTGTTTATTATCAAACACCTTTCCATGCGAGCCCACATGAACCCAAAACGTATTATGTATTGTGATGATGAAGAATCTGAAATTAATCTCCTTTCACTacctctattttttttttctttttttcctcaatCATATGAACCCAATTCACGCTTGTCATTTTGCCGCCTAATTGTGTTGCGTATGATATAGGTTTGACTGGTCAAACTTAAATGGTGGGGGCTACTACTTGATGATGTGGAATGGGAGTGCAACTCAGCAGTGATTTGGACATGTTTGAGGGTCAGCTCAAAATCTGTTACAAATGTCCAAAGTCTTGAGTATGGCTGTCTCATACGGGGTTTCATCACTCACAAAGAAGTGAGTTTGGGTGCGAGACTTAGAGCTGCCGCATGAGTTAGCCCTACTCGATATTTTCTCTATTCTCATTCTCCAAAATGTTACATATTTGATGCGATTGCGCTTCTATAGATTAATTCTTGTTGAACCATTTTTAGGTaacaacaaaatcaaactCCATTATCGAAGTTCATAATCCAATTGTGAAACCAAACCCAAATCTCCTCTAAGCTTGGACTCTAATCTTGAGGTGAAGCTGACCTCCAATTTGATGGGTTGATCGTAAGGTGCAGAACATGTTTTAGAAAGACTAAAGCTTTCGATaaggtttggttttgatgtgATTTTGTGATTGGAACCAGTTCCTAACTTGCCTATCTTTTATGTTTcactcatttttttcttccttcccacAGCTGTATCGTTTCCACGCACCATTAGATTATAAAATTATCATTGCATTTTGTTGTTTGGCAATTAGTAATTAGCACATCGATATCTGTTGTTTATTATGAATTGGTGCAATTTACAAAAGCATTTAATTGTAACATTAATATTTGCACTGCCGACTGCGCAGACTGTTGGAAAAAAGACTTTTTTAGATGATAATGAAAATGAGTCAGTGTCTTCACTTAATACCAGTtcaacaagtttttttttgagtCAAAACTGAGTTATTATATTTGACACTAATTGTTCATGCTTATTATTCCATTAGCGGGTCATGTCTTGTCAAGTATTGGTCAATCCTATCACACAATTTAAGACATAATCAGAAGGTGAAAAATGACATGACTAATTTCATAGAGTGGTCAAACGAGcaccaaaaacacaaaataacgttttccttttttataaaCAGTAAAGAGTAGAAAGTCACATATAACATATTGATTGGAgtgaaatgaaaaatcatttttaacTGTTGAAAATTTATGTAGCACTTTTAACACATCAGTCAGAGGTGCTCTTAAAACATTGAGTGTGGTGAATTGTGGAATTGAAGCCAACATAAAGAAGTAAAGAACCAAGGTGAAGTGAAGAGTGTGTTAATAATGGGgactttgctttttctttctttttaggtGAACATTTAACTCTAgactgctaaaatatgaaaactatgagagaatatttgtttgtgggaattttctgtgtattcttctccttgtaggaggtcatatttataatacaacaaaacctgaatgggtaagtaaataataaattcctaaatctatttacagtaggaaatcaggaattaaagtaaatcaattacaattataataggaattcttagtgtgtaaggaaagtaagtcaatatccacaagtcacgccaacacttcccctcacgttggtgcatagatgtcgccaatgcccaactgatccagtgaattgtggaatgctttactggaaattgcctttgtcaaaatatccgccaattgatcatcggatttcacaaaaggaaactgaaacactttagcctcaagcttctgtttgatgaagtgtcgatccacctcaacatgtttagtacgatcatgttgAACCGGATtttgtgcaatggctatagcagccttgttgtcacaaaagagattcattgtggatgtaggtttatacccaagttcagtaagcagctttcttaaccaaagaagttcacaaatccctttagtcatgcctctgaactcggcttctacactggataaagctactacattctgtttcttactcctccatgtcaccaaattacctcccacgaatgtgaagtaacccgatgtggattttctatctgttacattacctgcccaatctgcatctgaataaccatcaatatttagatgaccatgctttgagaacataagtccttttccaggtgcagacttcaaatatctaagtatccgaagaactgcattcatgtggtcttcacttggagagtgcataaattgactgacaacacTCACTGCATAAgtaatgtctggtcgagtatgtgacaaatagatcaatcttcccactaacctttggtatctttctttgttagttggaacttgatccggatattctccaagatgatgattctgaacaataggagtgtccgcaggtttgcaatctagcattcctatGTCcgtcaacaagtccaagacatatttcctttgagagagaaatatgccttgctgcgatcgagccacctcaattcccaagaaatacttgagtccacctagatccttcatctcaaactcagtagccaaatagtcttgtagctgtgatatttcctgtttatcattcccagtaataatcatatcatcaacatagattattaatgctgttaccttcccttttcgatgtttcaagaacagagtatgatctgagttgcactgtttgaaaccattgttcttcattgccatggtgaaccgtccaaaccatgcacgtggtgactgtttcaatccatacaatgcttttcgtaacctgcaaactgttccactctgagtagtattatatccaggaggaatgtccatgtacacctcctccgtgagttcgccatgtagaaaagcattctttacatcaaactggtgtagtggccaatccaaattagctgcaagggacaataagactctgacggtgtttaactttgcaactggtgcaaaagtttcttcatagtctataccataggtctgtgtgtacccttttgccacaagtcttgccttgtatcgctcgatagatccatctgcattatGTTTTATAGtgaacacccatctacatccgatagtcttttttcctcgtggtatagtctccaatgtccaagtctgattttttctcaagagctttcatctcctcttttatagcttggacccacttaggatctttcaatgcttcagagaccttggttggaatatggatagcagacaactgatgcacaaaagccttgagtggttcagacagcttctcagtggatacatgatttgcaattggatacttggatgtcttgccaatatcaggtgaataacggtttggtggcttcccacgattttgcctgaaaggtaattgatatccaatagttttatcctctaaatgcacaagtctagtaggagtatttacctcaaagatattctcaggagattggttcgttggtactgttgaatgagagggggggtcttcatcttgttgttctgagTTATCTGTAAGAGTATGACTCGCATCAAAAACATCTTCGCAAGGGTCAGGCGATCGATCGTTGTTTGGCAGAGAGCATTCGCACGTGCCAGACTCGGGACGATCGattgttattgtttcttgGCCGAGAGCAATCTTCGTGCATAGATGAATCTCCTCATGTTCCAAGCTGCTCCAATTGAGCTCTTCACTcggtatctccccctgaagagtAGAATTGGATGCTGGGTCATAGAAGAACATATCTGATTCTAGAAAGgtgacatccaaagtgacataggttcgccgggtaggagggtgataacatcggtagcctttctgatgagtggcataacccaaaaaaacacaacgaagcgcacatggatcaagtttgcttcgttgatttttgtggagatgaacgaaagccacacagCCAAAAATGCGAGGGGTAAGcaccaaaacagagggcagaGGCCCGTGTTGCGCGAGCACTTGTAATGGAGTTTTGAAGTTCAAGACCCCAGATGGCATGCGGTTGATAAGGTGGACAgcagtgacaatagcatcatcccagtgatgacGAGGAACATGGCCACCAATGAGAAGTGCACGGGCTGTTTCAAGGAGATGACGATTCTTCCGTTcggcaacaccattttgttgtggtgtctggGGGCAAGTTGTCTCATGAATAATGCCATGTGtctggaagtaagtctgaaaatcatgattaacaaattctccaccgtTATcagagcgaagaatctggattcgAGCATTGAACTGTGTTTCCATCTGTTTGTGAAAAGATTGGAACACGGAAAATActtcattcttatttttcatcaaataaagccatgtcatccgtgtacaatcatctatgaatgtgacaaaccaacgAATACCGGAATGAGTAGAAATAGGTGagggtccccaaacatcagaatgaattaaagcaaaaggaaTAGTACTTTTATTCATACTTAAAGGATAGGATGCTCTATGACTCTTGGCTAAAATGCAAGTGTCACATTTAAAATCTGAGTCCTTAAATACAGAAAACAATTCAGGCAATAAGTGTCTCATATAACCAAAAGATGGATGCCCCAAACGTCGATGCCAGAGCCAAATTTGTCGGTGCTTGTCATCAGACGGATGCTTCACACTATTGGCACGTCCCATACTGAAGTCATCCACATAGTACAGCCCCCCTCTTTTAGTACCACGCCCAATGATCTCCTTGGTGAGAATATCCTgtagtaaacaaaaattgggatAAATTAGTGCACAACAATTTAGTTGTTCAGTTGCCTGACTCACAGACATTAATTTATTGGACAAAGATGGAACGAGTAGAGTATTAGAAAGGGACAGAGAAGGTGAAAGGGCAACAGTGCCggcccctgtcacaggataggTAACTCCATTTGCATTGGCAATACTTGTGCGGCGGGGTGTAGTGGTGTGCAAAAAATCATTCGGATCAaaggtcatatgatcagtggcgccagaatcaattatccaaccAGTAGTATCTCGTAGATCAGA
Above is a window of Prunus persica cultivar Lovell chromosome G2, Prunus_persica_NCBIv2, whole genome shotgun sequence DNA encoding:
- the LOC18784874 gene encoding auxin transporter-like protein 2; amino-acid sequence: MQPQKQAEEAIVSSFNQTDHHDDREEEEGPDQQSAFSLTSFLWHGGSVYDAWFSCASNQVAQVLLTLPYSFSQLGMLSGIIFQIFYGILGSWTAYLISILYVEYRSRKEKENVSFKNHVIQWFEVLDGLLGPYWKAVGLAFNCTFLLFGSVIQLIGCASNIYYINDNLDKRTWTYIFGACCATTVFIPSFHNYRIWSFLGLGMTTYTAWYMTIAAIVHGQAEGVTHSGPKRMVLYFTGATNILYTFGGHAVTVEIMHAMWKPQKFKYVYLFATLYVFTLTLPSATAVYWAFGDQLLTHSNAFALLPRNKWRDAGVTLMLIHQFITFGFACTPLYFVWEKVIGMHDTKSICLRALARLPVVIPIWFLAIIFPFFGPINSAVGSLLVSFTVYIIPALAHMLTFRSASARQNAAEKLPFFLPSWTGMYVVNAFIVVWVFIVGFGFGGWASMTNFIKQVDTFGLFAKCYQCPPKVSASPPVHH